One genomic region from Quercus robur chromosome 4, dhQueRobu3.1, whole genome shotgun sequence encodes:
- the LOC126722271 gene encoding uncharacterized protein LOC126722271 — translation MKLWLQQVQHAQQEDNRSKDNVEGKGDSHRRSIHQRPTTLDEQNSDLLREMRKEMDELRNAIKLEPFDGLRDPQDHLNTFKTTLGLQQPPNEILCRFFPTTLKGAAREWFTKLLTSSVDNFEQLSNAFLGHFIAGQRPKRPVDHLLTIRQGEKKTLRSYMKRFTLETLEVDETDDKVQLTTFKVGLRSRDLVASLAKNPPKTMAEMLLKAQKYMNAKDVLAAIKDVEKPGDKGKKEDERRGQKWERPDRRNYDGNRRKDDKGPRTVKFTPLVMPVDKILTQIKDEHYLKWPRPLHSSPNVRHKNKYCQFHKNHGHNTEDCRDLKEQIKELIWKGKLQKYVKKGEYSKFRDDNKSQHGSFSRSDDCSS, via the exons ATGAAGCTATGGCTTCAACAGGTTCAACATGCTCAACAAGAAGATAATCGATCCAAGGATAACGTGGAAGGGAAAGGGGATAGCCATAGGAGGAGCATTCATCAAAGACCAACTACTCTGGATGAACAGAATTCAGACCTTCTTCGAGagatgaggaaggagatggatGAACTGAGGAACGCCATCAAG CTTGAGCCGTTCGACGGACTCAGAGACCCTCAGGATCACCTTAATACCTTCAAGACGACGCTAGGTCTTCAACAGCCACCTAACGAGATATTGTGTCGTTTCTTTcccaccactctcaaaggagctgcaagggaATGGTTCACAAAGTTGCTGACATCATCCGTTGACAACTTTGAGCAGTTGAGCAATGCCTTCTTGGGTCACTTTATAGCAGGGCAGCGTCCAAAGAGGCCGGTGGACCACTTACTCACCATTAGACAAGGAGAGAAGAAAACCCTGAGGTCATACATGAAACGCTTTACTCTGGAGACTCTAGAGGTGGACGAAACTGATGATAAGGTGCAATTGACGACCTTCAAAGTGGGACTGAGATCCAGAGATCTCGTGGCTTCACTTGCGAAGAATCCACCAAAGACGATGGCAGAGATGCTCTTGAAAGCACAGAAATACATGAATGCTAAAGACGTTTTAGCAGCCATAAAGGATGTAGAGAAGCCAGGAGACAAGGGAAAGAAGGAAGACGAGCGTAGGGGTCAAAAGTGGGAGCGCCCAGATCGTCGAAACTATGATGGGAACAGAAGAAAGGATGACAAAGGTCCTCGAACGGTAAAATTTACTCCTctagttatgcctgttgacaaaattttaacgCAGATTAAGGATGAGCACTATCTCAAATGGCCGAGACCATTACACTCATCCCCAAATGTCCGTCATAAGAACAAGTACTGCCAATTCCACAAGAATCACGGCCACAACACAGAAGATTGTAGGGACTTAAAGGAGCAAATAAAGGAGTTGATATGGAAAGGGAAATTACAAAAGTATGTGAAGAAGGGGGAATATAGTAAGTTTAGGGACGACAATAAGAGCCAGCATGGGTCCTTTTCTAGGAGTGATGACTGCTCGTCCTAA